A portion of the Bombina bombina isolate aBomBom1 chromosome 11, aBomBom1.pri, whole genome shotgun sequence genome contains these proteins:
- the HIPK4 gene encoding homeodomain-interacting protein kinase 4 has product MEILQSQTDYYYIKDYLGRGTFGEVAKSWKISTGEHVAIKMLKNNPSKKGQILNEIKMLNALRDVDSEKYHIIRFYEFFYDYSKVYLVFELLQQSLYDYQEKNNFSPLPVRHIRTITTQVLIALAKLKEMSIIHTDLKPENIMLVDQVNYPFRIKLIDFGSASLLKEVRHIKKPYAQTRPYRSPEILLGLPFCEKMDMWSLGCIIAELHLGWILYPGGHEYDQIRYICETQGMPKSQMLSEGRKTFNFFKKTLYKQKESMWELKSKEEYWLETKIKPLETRTWILKSLDQLKLLNAPPTSFYSDIEALAEYNDRSNMIDLLKRMLTWDSKERITPRSAMIHPYISLLEMKIKFDNTKYFLSSLQSLQSMIRKKQNKQIIIKQGNDNLHNLLGHH; this is encoded by the coding sequence ATGGAGATCCTGCAATCCCAAACTGACTACTACTACATAAAGGACTATTTAGGAAGAGGGACTTTTGGAGAGGTGGCTAAGAGCTGGAAGATAAGTACTGGGGAACATGTCGCAATCAAAATGCTAAAGAATAATCCTTCCAAAAAAGGCCAAATTCTCAACGAGATTAAAATGCTCAACGCCTTGAGAGACGTGGATTCAGAGAAGTATCACATAATTCGCTTCTATGAGTTTTTCTATGACTATAGTAAAGTTTACTTGGTTTTTGAGCTGCTTCAGCAAAGCCTGTATGACTACCAGGAGAAGAATAACTTCTCTCCCCTTCCAGTTAGGCACATAAGGACTATCACCACTCAGGTCCTAATAGCTCTGGCCAAGCTAAAAGAGATGTCAATCATACATACCGACCTAAAGCCTGAAAACATAATGCTTGTGGACCAGGTAAACTATCCATTTAGAATCAAACTGATTGATTTTGGTTCTGCAAGCCTTCTTAAGGAGGTCCGACATATCAAAAAACCTTATGCTCAGACACGGCCCTACAGGTCTCCAGAAATTCTGCTGGGGTTGCCATTTTGTGAAAAGATGGATATGTGGTCTCTGGGGTGTATTATTGCCGAACTACATCTTGGATGGATTCTGTACCCTGGAGGCCATGAATATGATCAGATTCGGTACATCTGTGAAACGCAAGGGATGCCGAAGAGCCAAATGTTGTCTGAAGGAAGAAAGACATTTAACttctttaaaaaaacattatataagcAGAAGGAGAGCATGTGGGAACTCAAATCAAAAGAAGAATACTGGCTTGAAACCAAAATTAAACCATTAGAAACCAGAACCTGGATCTTAAAATCTTTGGATCAGCTCAAGTTACTGAATGCTCCTCCCACTTCCTTTTACTCAGACATTGAGGCATTGGCTGAATACAATGACAGAAGCAATATGATTGATCTTTTGAAAAGGATGCTAACATGGGACTCTAAAGAGAGAATAACTCCTAGATCAGCCATGATCCACCCATATATTTCACTCCTGGAGATGAAAATTAAATTTGACAACACCAAATATTTTCTATCCAGTCTGCAGAGTCTCCAGAGCATGAttagaaaaaagcaaaataaacagaTCATCATAAAGCAAGGGAATGACAACTTACACAACCTACTTGGTCATCACTAA